One part of the Treponema peruense genome encodes these proteins:
- a CDS encoding ATP-binding protein: MYRKAYKTLLKWKDEEKGKCAIMIEGARRVGKSFLAQEFAKNEYESYILIDFFSAPDEIKELFEKYLSDLDTLFMHLSAYYSVKLHERNTLFIFDEVQFFPRARAAIKYLVADGRYDFIETGSLLSIKKNTQDILIPSEEHHLQLNPMDFEEFLLALGNDTLIPVVKNCFEKKIPMGQALHRKAMDLFRLYLIVGGMPQAVKEYCESKNFEKVDMIKREILELYRNDIQKHAKGSELKAESIFDEIPSQLSKHEKKFKLASLKKDAKMRNYDDAFMWLKDSRIVNICYNADEPNIALKMNMSRTTLKCYMADTGLLISHAFDENGLVAEEIYKKLLFGKLEVNEGMIFENIVSQMLTASGHKLYFYSKSDNEDSASRMEIDFLITKNKVTSRHNIQGIEVKSSKRYTISSLNKFRKKFAEYTDKCFVIHTSDFKEENGIIYLPVYMAMFL; the protein is encoded by the coding sequence ATGTATCGAAAGGCATATAAAACTCTCTTAAAATGGAAGGATGAAGAAAAAGGAAAATGTGCCATCATGATTGAAGGCGCTCGCCGTGTTGGAAAAAGCTTTCTTGCGCAGGAATTTGCAAAAAATGAATATGAATCATATATCCTCATAGATTTTTTTTCTGCTCCTGATGAAATCAAAGAACTATTTGAAAAATACCTTTCTGATTTAGACACTCTTTTTATGCACCTTTCTGCCTATTATTCTGTAAAACTGCACGAACGCAACACGCTCTTTATTTTTGATGAGGTTCAGTTTTTTCCAAGAGCCAGAGCCGCAATTAAATATCTTGTTGCTGATGGGCGCTATGATTTTATAGAAACAGGCTCCCTTCTTTCCATTAAAAAAAATACACAGGACATTTTAATTCCATCGGAAGAACATCATTTACAGTTAAATCCCATGGATTTTGAGGAGTTTTTGCTTGCTTTAGGAAATGACACGTTGATTCCTGTTGTAAAAAATTGCTTTGAAAAGAAAATTCCTATGGGGCAGGCTTTGCATAGAAAGGCTATGGATTTATTCAGGCTTTATCTTATAGTCGGCGGAATGCCGCAAGCTGTAAAAGAATATTGTGAATCAAAAAATTTTGAAAAGGTAGATATGATAAAGCGGGAAATTCTGGAGCTGTATCGTAACGATATTCAAAAGCACGCAAAAGGCTCGGAATTAAAAGCGGAATCTATTTTTGATGAAATTCCTTCTCAGCTTTCTAAGCACGAAAAAAAATTTAAGCTGGCTTCCTTAAAAAAAGATGCAAAAATGCGCAATTATGATGACGCGTTTATGTGGCTTAAAGATTCTAGAATCGTAAACATTTGCTACAATGCTGATGAGCCTAATATCGCATTAAAAATGAATATGAGCCGCACCACATTAAAATGCTACATGGCAGATACTGGACTTTTAATTAGCCACGCGTTTGACGAAAATGGTCTTGTCGCTGAAGAAATTTATAAAAAACTGCTTTTTGGAAAGCTTGAAGTAAACGAAGGAATGATTTTTGAAAACATTGTTTCCCAGATGCTTACAGCAAGCGGACACAAACTCTACTTTTATTCAAAGTCTGACAATGAAGATTCTGCTTCCCGCATGGAAATTGATTTTCTTATTACAAAAAATAAGGTTACTTCGCGTCACAACATTCAGGGAATCGAAGTAAAATCCTCAAAGCGTTATACAATTTCTTCGCTTAACAAGTTTAGGAAAAAATTCGCAGAATATACCGATAAATGTTTTGTCATTCACACCTCAGATTTTAAGGAAGAAAACGGCATAATTTATTTACCAGTTTATATGGCAATGTTTTTGTAA
- a CDS encoding helix-turn-helix transcriptional regulator, translating into MLAGDTYVQQTLVAPLFTYKSVFDGLTRQEQTVFKKLIERKSRSQITKELNIVERSLENYLSKIYQKTGCKNHEELIKKFGE; encoded by the coding sequence ATTCTTGCCGGCGACACTTACGTACAGCAGACTCTTGTAGCCCCGCTTTTTACATATAAAAGTGTTTTTGACGGCCTGACACGCCAGGAGCAGACAGTTTTCAAAAAACTGATAGAACGAAAAAGCCGCAGCCAGATTACAAAAGAACTGAATATTGTCGAACGCTCGCTGGAAAATTACCTTTCCAAAATTTACCAGAAAACAGGCTGCAAGAACCACGAAGAACTGATTAAAAAGTTCGGTGAGTGA
- a CDS encoding ATP-binding protein, translated as MNAGKSKPYTYKSKAYKRNDTTTIEVDELEFSRLVLQGKNIRFEQLSSENQNLKFSVLEEKLIQKIGIDRLDKNILKTLNLFSDSDGFNHAAELLSDSNDFPGIDIAKFGESISVIQKRATFEHESILKELSEAVNVYKDFYQYEEINGIERKKIERIPENAFRETLANALIHRTWDVNAQIRILMFDDRIEITSPGGLSSGISEEEYLKGNVSILRNPIIGNVFYRLHIVEILGTGIPRINEAYRNSAKKPRFEIFENSIKVTLPVTDVMDLTKDEKTVLAVLSKNIPRQISGISASVPFGKSKLTELLKSLESKNYITIQGNGRGTKYCKN; from the coding sequence GTGAATGCAGGAAAAAGCAAGCCATACACATACAAATCAAAGGCATACAAGAGAAACGACACAACCACCATCGAAGTTGACGAGCTTGAATTTTCTCGTCTGGTATTGCAGGGAAAAAATATAAGATTCGAACAGCTTTCAAGTGAAAATCAAAATCTTAAATTTTCTGTTCTTGAAGAAAAATTGATTCAAAAAATCGGAATAGACAGACTGGACAAAAACATCTTAAAAACCCTGAACCTTTTTTCTGACTCTGACGGATTTAATCACGCGGCGGAATTGCTTTCTGACTCCAACGATTTCCCCGGAATTGACATCGCAAAATTCGGAGAGTCCATCAGTGTCATTCAAAAAAGAGCGACTTTTGAGCACGAGTCAATTCTGAAAGAACTTTCAGAGGCTGTGAACGTTTACAAAGATTTTTATCAATATGAAGAAATCAACGGAATTGAGCGAAAAAAAATCGAGCGTATTCCGGAAAATGCATTCCGCGAGACTTTGGCAAATGCACTGATTCACAGAACTTGGGATGTGAATGCGCAAATCCGGATTCTAATGTTTGACGACAGAATTGAAATAACATCTCCGGGCGGACTTTCTTCAGGCATTTCTGAAGAGGAATATCTAAAAGGAAATGTTTCAATCTTACGTAATCCGATTATCGGAAACGTTTTTTACAGGCTTCATATTGTTGAGATTCTTGGAACAGGAATTCCGAGAATCAACGAGGCGTACAGGAATTCAGCAAAAAAACCACGGTTTGAAATCTTTGAAAATTCTATAAAAGTTACGCTCCCTGTAACTGATGTTATGGATTTAACGAAAGATGAGAAAACTGTGCTTGCCGTTCTAAGCAAAAATATTCCTCGGCAGATTAGCGGCATTTCAGCTTCAGTTCCATTCGGAAAATCAAAACTGACAGAACTGCTAAAATCTCTTGAATCAAAAAATTACATCACAATTCAAGGAAACGGCCGCGGAACAAAATACTGCAAAAACTAG
- a CDS encoding AlbA family DNA-binding domain-containing protein has translation MNDESNRIRENRTLEFKEDLTNTFLKTVSAFSNYDGGIILFGVNDCGIPVGLGNPK, from the coding sequence ATGAATGATGAATCAAACCGAATCCGAGAAAATAGAACTTTAGAATTTAAAGAAGATTTAACCAACACATTTCTAAAAACTGTAAGTGCCTTTTCTAATTATGACGGCGGAATTATTCTATTCGGTGTGAATGACTGCGGAATCCCTGTCGGTCTTGGAAATCCCAAATAG
- a CDS encoding TetR/AcrR family transcriptional regulator: protein MRNANPELVSSIKKRTLELLMEKEPEEIGMREIAKKCGVSATAIYHYYRDKDCLFQSISLDCLNQINSVIEAAAEKAASSKEKVLAAIRAFRNWSLKNPRVASLVMEKIKSAVNLPPEETEKFYVCNRTGEKLLELCIAEGVARSENPRLDVGVLVFGLWGCLQSVISRKSEVEYWENSEPFTERFISMWAENIFVN from the coding sequence ATGAGAAATGCGAATCCTGAGCTGGTTTCTTCCATAAAAAAGCGGACACTTGAGCTTTTAATGGAAAAAGAACCTGAGGAAATCGGAATGAGGGAAATTGCCAAAAAGTGCGGCGTTTCAGCCACGGCAATTTATCATTATTATAGGGACAAGGACTGCCTTTTTCAGTCGATTTCGCTGGACTGTCTGAACCAGATAAATTCGGTTATTGAAGCCGCCGCGGAAAAAGCCGCTTCTTCAAAGGAAAAGGTTCTTGCCGCAATCAGGGCGTTTCGCAACTGGAGTCTTAAAAATCCGCGGGTTGCCTCTCTTGTGATGGAAAAAATAAAATCCGCGGTGAATCTTCCGCCGGAAGAAACTGAAAAATTTTATGTCTGCAACCGCACTGGAGAAAAACTTCTTGAGCTTTGTATTGCAGAAGGAGTGGCGCGTTCTGAAAATCCCCGGCTGGATGTCGGTGTTCTTGTATTCGGACTTTGGGGCTGTCTTCAGTCCGTGATTTCGCGCAAGTCGGAGGTTGAATACTGGGAAAATTCCGAGCCGTTTACAGAACGTTTTATCAGTATGTGGGCGGAAAATATTTTTGTAAATTAG
- a CDS encoding DUF2271 domain-containing protein gives MILKSIIKKIFVAAFALLVFQQVWAEENSENRTAKVRVLVTPGGEWKGKFPPQFALWIQDSDGNFSRTIFATKSASKKKWIFAPKGGRPESLPVWYHSCENFYVPESKNEMDALSSATPKGSFDVSRKIQLKEGKKYFVFAEVNKSFDYNEFYPKDAGKNSAEYSGVNGQPSAVYRAEISLENHEAKLELIGTGSLDGKSGFIEAKTETLTTAKNLVEKIVVSLEVSKKTLHSRLP, from the coding sequence ATGATTCTAAAATCAATCATCAAGAAAATTTTTGTAGCGGCTTTTGCGCTTCTGGTTTTTCAGCAGGTTTGGGCGGAAGAGAATTCTGAAAATCGGACTGCAAAGGTTAGGGTGCTTGTAACTCCGGGCGGCGAATGGAAGGGAAAATTTCCGCCGCAGTTTGCGCTGTGGATTCAGGATTCGGACGGAAACTTCAGCCGGACAATTTTTGCCACAAAAAGTGCCTCGAAGAAAAAATGGATTTTCGCGCCCAAAGGCGGCCGCCCGGAATCGCTTCCTGTGTGGTATCATTCCTGCGAAAATTTCTACGTTCCGGAATCAAAGAATGAGATGGATGCGTTAAGCTCGGCTACTCCAAAAGGCAGCTTTGATGTTTCTCGGAAAATTCAGCTTAAGGAAGGAAAAAAATATTTTGTTTTTGCGGAAGTGAACAAAAGCTTTGACTACAACGAATTCTATCCAAAAGACGCCGGAAAGAATTCCGCGGAATATTCCGGAGTGAACGGTCAGCCTTCCGCAGTTTACCGCGCCGAAATCAGCCTTGAAAATCATGAGGCGAAACTGGAGCTTATTGGAACAGGCTCGCTCGACGGAAAAAGCGGTTTTATTGAAGCCAAGACGGAAACTCTTACAACCGCAAAAAATCTTGTGGAAAAAATTGTCGTGAGCCTTGAAGTTTCCAAAAAAACGCTGCATTCAAGGCTTCCTTGA
- a CDS encoding very short patch repair endonuclease: MDTLNAEQRSLNMAKIHSKDTKPEVFLRSALHKAGFRFRKNDKRYLGTPDIFLPHYNAVIFIHGCFWHGHKNCRLFRLPKTNVEFWKNKIERNIARDKKVISAYLDNCYRVAVVWECSITGKQKEQKLSKVTEEISLWLEEDLTENYREF; this comes from the coding sequence ATGGACACATTGAACGCAGAGCAAAGAAGCCTGAACATGGCAAAAATCCACAGCAAGGACACAAAGCCCGAAGTCTTTTTAAGAAGCGCGCTCCACAAAGCCGGATTCAGATTTAGAAAAAACGACAAGCGGTATTTGGGAACGCCGGACATTTTTCTTCCGCATTACAACGCAGTTATTTTTATACACGGATGTTTCTGGCACGGACACAAGAACTGCCGGCTTTTCAGGTTGCCAAAAACAAATGTTGAATTCTGGAAAAATAAAATTGAAAGGAATATTGCGCGCGACAAAAAAGTGATTTCAGCCTATCTTGACAACTGCTACAGAGTCGCTGTTGTCTGGGAATGTTCAATAACAGGAAAACAAAAGGAGCAAAAACTTTCAAAAGTGACGGAAGAAATTTCCCTGTGGCTTGAAGAAGATTTAACAGAAAACTACAGGGAATTTTAA
- a CDS encoding SLC13 family permease — protein sequence MSAGKIFHKTFIWCKKEIIFCITFLFALVSMFFVKPDAKYISYIDFGTLLTLFSLMAVVSGWRRTGLFDALGKTVCRKVHSQRGLCLTLVMLCFFTSMIITNDVALLTFVPFAIVLLSGTSGFLLLYTVVLQTLAANLGSMITPIGNPQNIFLFSKMPLGTVQFMKILFPYTSLSFVLLIFSTLIIKNEKTQIEQQEAKAESTSCTGKNILYTALFILCLLSVADVVPKWVAAVLVALCVLVSDRKIFCNIDFMLLLTFTAFFIFTGNIARLESVNTFLKRITGGNEFTAGLAFSQLISNVPATLLLHPFAQNTKELLLGVDIGGLGTPVASLASLISLKLYTQEKGGTGKFLAVFTLMNIIFLAALCAMKAILKD from the coding sequence ATGTCGGCAGGAAAAATCTTTCATAAAACATTCATCTGGTGCAAAAAGGAAATTATCTTTTGCATCACATTTTTATTCGCGCTCGTTTCAATGTTTTTTGTAAAGCCGGATGCAAAATATATTTCGTACATCGACTTTGGGACGCTTCTGACTCTTTTTTCGCTGATGGCTGTAGTTTCAGGCTGGCGGAGGACAGGACTTTTCGACGCTCTTGGAAAAACCGTCTGCCGCAAAGTTCACAGTCAGCGCGGACTTTGCCTTACGCTTGTTATGCTTTGTTTTTTCACAAGCATGATTATTACAAACGACGTGGCGCTCCTTACATTTGTTCCGTTCGCGATTGTCCTTCTTTCAGGAACGAGCGGTTTTCTTCTATTATATACCGTCGTTCTTCAGACTCTTGCGGCGAACCTTGGAAGCATGATTACGCCGATTGGAAATCCGCAGAATATATTTTTGTTTTCAAAAATGCCGCTCGGCACAGTCCAGTTTATGAAAATTCTTTTTCCGTACACATCGCTTTCTTTTGTGCTTCTGATTTTTTCAACCCTGATAATAAAAAATGAAAAAACGCAGATTGAACAGCAGGAAGCCAAAGCTGAAAGCACTAGTTGCACAGGAAAAAATATTCTGTACACTGCCCTTTTTATATTGTGCCTGCTTTCAGTTGCGGACGTAGTTCCAAAATGGGTGGCGGCAGTCCTTGTCGCGCTTTGCGTTCTTGTTTCCGACCGGAAAATTTTCTGCAATATCGATTTTATGCTGCTTCTGACATTCACGGCGTTCTTCATTTTCACAGGAAACATCGCGAGGCTGGAAAGTGTGAACACTTTTCTAAAACGGATAACCGGAGGAAACGAATTTACCGCAGGCCTTGCGTTCAGCCAGTTGATAAGCAACGTTCCCGCAACACTTTTGCTTCATCCGTTCGCGCAGAACACAAAGGAGCTTCTGCTTGGCGTAGACATCGGTGGCCTTGGAACACCGGTGGCATCTCTTGCAAGCCTTATAAGCCTAAAACTCTACACGCAGGAAAAAGGCGGCACCGGAAAATTCCTCGCAGTCTTTACGCTGATGAACATTATTTTTCTAGCCGCCCTCTGCGCAATGAAAGCGATTTTAAAAGATTGA
- a CDS encoding type II toxin-antitoxin system RelB/DinJ family antitoxin, whose product MAAITVNVEQSDKDTFNSICAKMGMNISTAINIFIKAVNRTRTIPFKIRAEEEYNDETLAACKEALDISKGKIKAKRYDSVKEMMNDMLAVAENEPEYKP is encoded by the coding sequence ATGGCGGCAATAACTGTAAATGTGGAACAGAGCGACAAGGACACTTTCAATTCAATCTGCGCAAAAATGGGAATGAACATTTCCACCGCAATCAATATTTTCATCAAGGCGGTGAACCGCACGCGGACGATTCCTTTTAAAATCAGGGCGGAAGAGGAATACAACGACGAAACACTTGCGGCCTGCAAGGAGGCGCTGGACATAAGCAAGGGAAAAATCAAGGCGAAAAGGTATGATTCTGTAAAGGAAATGATGAATGACATGCTTGCTGTAGCAGAGAATGAGCCAGAGTACAAACCATGA
- a CDS encoding type II toxin-antitoxin system YafQ family toxin has product MTYRLIYTSSFKKDVRLAEKRHLDMNALTEVLEWLKSGKKLPEKYCDHQLKGKLKKFRELHIQPDWILVYIKNKTELILTLSRTGTHADLLRL; this is encoded by the coding sequence ATGACATATAGACTGATTTATACATCATCGTTCAAAAAAGATGTTCGTCTTGCAGAAAAGAGACATCTTGACATGAATGCTCTTACAGAAGTTTTGGAATGGCTGAAAAGCGGCAAAAAGCTCCCCGAAAAATACTGCGATCACCAGCTGAAAGGGAAACTGAAGAAATTCCGGGAGCTGCACATTCAGCCGGACTGGATTCTGGTCTACATAAAGAACAAGACGGAACTGATTCTTACGCTTTCACGCACCGGAACTCATGCTGATTTATTGAGGCTGTAG
- a CDS encoding SIR2 family NAD-dependent protein deacylase, whose amino-acid sequence MKITKSTKNYSACPQIKELLNECDSVLIGAGAGLSVSEGFSYSGKRFEKYFSDFKNKYGFSDMYSGGFYPYKTLEEYWAYWSRYIFVNRFNESEKGNGVYKKLFELVNKKDYFVITTNVDHQFQKAGFDKSRLFYTQGDFGLFQCSVPCHKKTYDNEKQILQMVEQQKDLKIPSELIPKCPVCGKPMTMNLRVDNSFIEDSFWEKAAARYSTFIEKHQNKKILFLELGVGFNTPGIIKYPFWQMTLQNPVSHYVSINKGESYCPTEIQNRSFCIDEDIGKVLERL is encoded by the coding sequence ATGAAGATTACGAAATCTACAAAAAATTATTCAGCTTGTCCGCAGATTAAAGAATTATTGAATGAATGTGATTCTGTCCTGATTGGAGCAGGAGCCGGACTTTCTGTTTCTGAAGGATTTTCTTACAGCGGAAAACGGTTTGAAAAATATTTTTCTGATTTTAAAAACAAATACGGTTTTTCTGATATGTATTCCGGCGGCTTTTATCCTTATAAAACTTTGGAAGAATATTGGGCATACTGGAGCCGTTATATTTTTGTAAACCGGTTTAACGAAAGTGAAAAAGGAAACGGTGTTTATAAAAAACTTTTTGAACTTGTAAATAAAAAAGATTATTTTGTTATAACGACAAATGTTGATCATCAGTTTCAAAAAGCAGGATTTGATAAATCAAGACTTTTTTACACTCAGGGAGATTTTGGTCTGTTCCAGTGTTCTGTTCCATGTCACAAAAAAACTTATGACAACGAAAAACAAATTCTACAAATGGTTGAACAGCAAAAAGATTTAAAAATTCCTTCTGAGCTGATTCCAAAATGCCCGGTATGCGGGAAACCTATGACAATGAATTTAAGAGTCGACAACTCTTTTATAGAAGATTCTTTTTGGGAAAAAGCCGCCGCACGATATTCCACTTTTATTGAAAAACACCAGAACAAAAAAATTCTTTTTCTGGAACTGGGCGTTGGTTTTAATACACCCGGAATAATAAAATATCCGTTCTGGCAGATGACTTTACAAAATCCCGTGTCGCATTATGTGAGCATCAATAAAGGTGAATCTTATTGTCCGACAGAAATTCAAAACCGCAGTTTTTGCATTGATGAAGATATCGGAAAAGTTTTGGAAAGATTGTAG
- a CDS encoding protein-ADP-ribose hydrolase — MTQSERQFFLIKELISEKNEYKNIQIPSDDAQQKILLRSLMNIREAKNADKNFLEIQDEYLQNELMQKGITDINTLSPVKKNIYLWKGDITTLKCDAIVNAANSAMTGCYEPCHSCIDNCIHTFSGIQLRAECDSLMKKQGFLEPTGNAKITGAYNLPCKFVIHTVGPIIKNSVTKKDCELLQSCYRSCLNLAKKNNLQSIAFCCISTGVFCFPNEKAAQIAVTTVKEFLAKEKSQMKVVFNVFKNEDYEIYKKLFSLSAD; from the coding sequence ATGACACAAAGCGAAAGACAATTTTTTTTGATAAAAGAATTGATTTCAGAAAAAAATGAATACAAAAATATTCAGATTCCTTCAGATGATGCTCAGCAGAAAATTCTTTTGCGTTCACTGATGAATATACGGGAAGCAAAAAATGCAGATAAAAACTTTTTGGAAATTCAAGATGAATATTTGCAAAACGAATTAATGCAAAAAGGAATTACCGACATCAATACACTTTCGCCGGTTAAAAAAAATATTTATCTTTGGAAAGGTGACATTACAACATTAAAATGCGATGCAATTGTAAATGCTGCAAACAGTGCAATGACAGGCTGCTATGAACCGTGCCATTCCTGCATCGATAACTGCATTCACACATTTTCAGGAATTCAGCTGAGAGCAGAATGTGATTCTCTTATGAAAAAACAGGGGTTTTTGGAACCTACAGGAAATGCAAAAATAACAGGTGCTTATAATCTTCCATGCAAATTTGTAATTCATACAGTCGGTCCGATAATAAAAAATTCTGTAACAAAAAAAGACTGTGAACTTTTACAAAGCTGTTATCGTTCCTGTTTGAATCTTGCAAAAAAAAATAATTTACAAAGCATTGCATTCTGCTGTATTTCTACAGGAGTTTTTTGTTTTCCAAATGAAAAAGCAGCTCAAATTGCAGTAACAACAGTCAAAGAATTTTTAGCAAAAGAAAAATCACAAATGAAGGTGGTATTCAATGTGTTCAAAAATGAAGATTACGAAATCTACAAAAAATTATTCAGCTTGTCCGCAGATTAA
- a CDS encoding Rrf2 family transcriptional regulator, which yields MQISRDFTIAVHTLLCIEYFKNDYKVTSDFIAGSVGVNPVIIRRMLLRLKNANLVEVKAGTGGASLLIPPEKISLYDIYKAAGCDEKQLFNFHENPNSKCPVGGHIHNALDFRLELLTQTLEDKLKTMKLSDVMKDLEK from the coding sequence ATGCAGATTTCAAGAGATTTTACAATTGCCGTTCACACACTTTTGTGTATTGAATATTTTAAAAACGATTACAAAGTAACATCAGATTTTATTGCAGGAAGTGTCGGTGTAAATCCTGTAATCATAAGACGAATGCTTTTACGGTTAAAAAACGCCAATCTTGTTGAAGTAAAAGCCGGAACCGGAGGCGCGTCACTTTTAATTCCGCCAGAAAAAATTTCTTTATACGATATTTATAAAGCTGCCGGTTGCGACGAAAAACAACTTTTCAATTTTCACGAAAATCCCAATTCAAAATGTCCTGTCGGCGGGCACATTCACAATGCTTTGGATTTTCGCCTTGAATTATTGACGCAAACTCTGGAAGACAAATTAAAAACTATGAAACTAAGCGATGTAATGAAAGATTTGGAGAAATAA
- a CDS encoding FeoA family protein: MMPLSMANSNEKVMIFKTGGNSEVKKHLGDIGFVPGTVLSVISQHSGDVIVNLKESHLAITKDLAQKIIVNLVN, from the coding sequence ATGATGCCTTTATCTATGGCAAATTCGAACGAAAAAGTAATGATTTTTAAAACCGGCGGGAATTCCGAAGTTAAAAAACATTTGGGCGATATTGGTTTTGTTCCCGGAACAGTTCTTTCTGTAATTTCACAGCATTCTGGCGATGTAATTGTAAATCTCAAAGAAAGTCATCTTGCAATCACAAAAGATTTGGCTCAAAAGATTATTGTAAATCTGGTTAATTAA
- a CDS encoding FeoA family protein, whose product MKLKDCKVKSTVRVTAIGGEGALKRRIMDMGITKGCELYIRKVAPLGDPVEVTVRGFELSLRKDDANILDVEIVG is encoded by the coding sequence ATGAAATTAAAAGACTGCAAAGTTAAGAGCACCGTTCGTGTAACGGCAATCGGTGGTGAAGGTGCGTTGAAAAGACGTATTATGGACATGGGAATTACAAAAGGTTGTGAACTTTACATCAGGAAAGTTGCTCCTCTTGGTGACCCGGTTGAAGTCACAGTCCGCGGATTTGAACTCTCGCTTCGTAAAGATGACGCAAACATTCTTGACGTAGAAATTGTTGGATAA